The genome window CCCAGACCCGCACGCCGCCTTCGGCCGCCGCGGCCAGAAGGCGGTCGACCAGGCGGGTCAGCTGGGCGTAGACCGCCTCCCCCTCCACCTCGCCCCCCGGCCCGCGCGGCGTGGGCAGCTCCGCCTCCGCCAGGAAGCCTCCCGAGGCGCTGACCAGCGCCCCGCTCAGCGTGGTGCCGCCCACGTCCACCCCCACCGCGACGCCGGCCGTCTCGTCCAGGTAGAGGCGCTCCTTGGTCCTGCCGTCGGGGGAGGGGCCGGCCGCCAGGAGCGGCCGCAGGCGCTGGACGGCTTGGGAGACGGCCGTCTTGGAGAGGCCGGTCTCGCGCGCCAGCTCGGCCCGGGTGAGGCCCGGATGGCGCATCAGGCAGCGCAGGATGAGGGCGTCGTTGACCTGTCGGACCGTGCCCGGCGTCGCCCGCACGGCGGCCACCTCCAATTGGTACACATTGTTGACTATCATGGGGTTCCCGCGCGTGTCAATCGCCGGGAAGGGCGTTCATGTTCCGAAGCCTGCGGGCGGCGCGAGCGGGAGCTCCGCTGCGCCCTTGCCGCGGAGCTGCCGGCCCGGTAGGTTGGGAGCGCTTCCTACTCTCCGGGAGCGAGGTGATGGCCCGTGGAGCGCGGGCGGCTCAGGCGGCAGGATCGCGCCATGGACGAGGAGGAGGCCTGGGCCTTGCTGGAGCGGGCCTTCTGCGGCCGGCTCGGCACGGTGGACGAGGAGGGCTGGCCCTACGTCGTCCCCCAGCTCTTCGTGGTGGACGGACGCGAGCTTTACTTCCACGGTACCGCCGCCTACGGCCAGACGCGGCGCAACATCGAGGCCGACCCCCG of Bacillota bacterium contains these proteins:
- a CDS encoding winged helix-turn-helix domain-containing protein — protein: MIVNNVYQLEVAAVRATPGTVRQVNDALILRCLMRHPGLTRAELARETGLSKTAVSQAVQRLRPLLAAGPSPDGRTKERLYLDETAGVAVGVDVGGTTLSGALVSASGGFLAEAELPTPRGPGGEVEGEAVYAQLTRLVDRLLAAAAEGGVRVW